A region of the Drosophila subpulchrella strain 33 F10 #4 breed RU33 chromosome 3L, RU_Dsub_v1.1 Primary Assembly, whole genome shotgun sequence genome:
GCACGTGCTCCGGGTGATTCTCCGGGGGATCTCCCGATTGCCACTGGGAACTGGGAGCTTCGGGCTGGCGACTGGGAATGGGACACGTTCAGACGTCGCCCCGACCACTTGAGAACTCCACTCGAGTGCGGGGGCAAGGTGCTAAAAGCTGTTCACATATTTATATAGCTGGCTGTACCATATATGGGCAAACATTTAGACAAACAACAGCATACTCAGTGGGGTTTTCTTCTGGGTTTGGGGCTGGGGCTGGGGAGTCGGGTGACTGGGGAGGTGAGAATGGCTACTGGTGCTAAAAATGGGTCACATTCTTGTCGTTGCACGTTGCCCCATGAATGGCGTTCATTTTGTGGCGCCAAGGCGTTGCAAGCTGCTGGAAAAACAGACAGCACAAAAGTAGCTCTCTCCGGAGTCCAAAGGCCCTCGGCGGAGGCTTCCCCCATACACTGAGAGAAACTAAGAGAAGAGCAATGTGGAATGGAGAAGAAATGGATCTAGAAAACAGTCTTAGGCAATTATGTTATTTTACAAAGATTCCGAGGTATATACATGtatacctatatatatataaaatatttttattttataagaaaaataaacaCCTGAAATATTTTGTAGGGAATAGTAAAGTACAAACTAAGTAAAAGAATCTAAATACTATAGTATTTCTGTAAATGATCAATGTATCTGAGCACTTTTTTGGAAACCTTTCCAAACCTTTAAAGCTGGAATGCCTATTTTCCCCAGTGCACCACTTATGGCCACCTCCTGCCCCGGCAGGCTCGTTAACACTTTTCCCAGCAGCTTATTTATTGCATATCAAGTGACACCTCAATCCCAGGCCAGATCTGCTGGGATCTGGAGAGAACAGGGCTAACTGCTGTGGGCCGATGTGAGCCGGTCCAAACTAAATGACGTCGTCAACGTCGCTTCAGAAATGTTTTGGCATAAATTAAACAAGGGCGGGCGCACTCCTGCATTGTCCAGCTGGAGGATGGAGCAAGGAGCATGGAGCCATGGAGTTTAGAGGATGAAGGGGATCCTAGTCCAGTACGGTCTGTTTGCCTTCCATTTTGTCACACATTGGGGCTCAAAGAGCAACGCCAATTTGTCTGAAATGTTTTGAATTCTAAGCGAGGACGGGGACGAGAATGGGCGATGATGGCCAGATCTTGATGGCACCGGCATGTGGATGTGATGTATGTGGGATGTTTTGGGATGCTGGGATGTGCCAGCTCTTTGTGTCGCCTGCCATATTTGCCCAGTGGAGCGTGGTCCTGGCTGAGTGTTGTATTGCAGGTGGATTCGATCCTGCTCCTACCGCTCCGGGctatttgatttttccattttccccacTCCAACTCCAACTCCCACTCCCCAGCGGGAGTCAATCAATtcggatgtggatgtggatgcggtGGCCTCCACGGCTGAGGGCTCCGTGTGAATTATGTGGCGATAAACTTGGCCAGGATGGTGCAACTTGTTACCCATATTGTGTGGCAGCACCTGAAAGCGAAACACCTGCTGCAGATGCCACAGCGCTGGCGAGGCTCACACGTTGATCTTATCGCCGCTGCACTGCACACACCCAAAATGAAAGAGTTCGGcccaaaaaaaggaaaagatACAGGAGAAAAGAGCCGAGGAACTCAGCCAGAAGATTCTCCGGCAGCACAGTAGGGGCTCTGTAAATAGGAGTGGCTTTAAAGCATCGGATCAAATGGAATCGCTATTTCTTTTGGTTGAAACAGAATATTAGTTGTAATAGCTTTAAAAAAAGAGAATCTGAAAATATGTAATAACCAGTATTCTTTTGATATAGTTTACAAAGaagtctaaaagtatgcaataatatGTTGTTGAGAAATTTATGTAGAGATCATAAGCAGCTTAGAACATTTCCCcttattaaaaagaaaagagctctacaaaaaacatttcaacATTTCTTAAGCTTCATGTAAGCTTTAAATTACCAAAGAAAAGGGGTGTTATTTTAACCAAACTTATAAAATTCTATTTTTTCATTCGGCTACTATTAACTTTCCCCCGACTGTGGTGGGCTGCCGTGCTACGTAGCTCtcctgcaactgcaactgcgaGTGGCACACCGATCCAGGTCCGGGCTTATCTCACTGAccatgatgatgatgctgccTTGGCCTTGGGCGTCGTCTTCTGGCCCCCTTCTTCTGAGCCCCCTCCCCCTCTTGGGGTTTCTGTTTTTGTCGTCCATTCGTTGCCATTACCCCTAGCACCATTTATTTACATTCATTCCTTATTATTTTCGTGTGCCTTCGGATCCGGGGTCTTGGGAGTTGGACGCTGGGAGTTGGCCGAGTCAAGGGCCGCGGCTCGCCTCATTGTCTGGCCACGATGCGATGGATGCTCATGGAACTGCCAAGGGAACTGCCTGCTAATTTCGCCTTTTCACAGATCCCCCTCAGCCCCTTCCTCGACCCCTCTGTCCACTGCAGCTCCTTTTGCATCCAAAGTTGCGATTTTGGGGCCCAGCTTGTGTGGGTTGCGGCTCAGGCGAATTCCTTCGCCTTAGTTTCAACGTCTTTAGCTGCTGGGGGATTTCAGTGCGAAGGGGGTAATTCGGGTATATAAGCTGGATATTCAATACAATACGTTGGGAATGCATCATACtatttaataacatttaaataAGACAAAAGTGTTGAACGGAAATAATGTCCTGGACTAGTTTTGTTTGTATTGCTAGGAATAAAAACTTTTCCCattatatgtttaaaatattaagtatTTTCTTAAACATGTATTTAGAAATACATGTTTTAGCTATAAGACATACTAACTTTTTAATacagatattaaaaaaaaatatgtgaaGAAGGGTAACCCCAAGTCGACTCGATCTGATATAACCCACCAGCAGAAACACTGAATCGACTAGTGGGAGGCTCATGAAAAATTGAGCAAGTGCCGCACTTGCAATTTCAACAGCTCATCTGCCGCTGTGGAAAATAATTTCTTGGCCCAGCAGCATTTTTagtcttattttattttttttctgcctTAACTTCACGTTGAGCAGAATTGGAATAGTTCTGGACCTCAGTTCCCTGTTCATTTCCACTCTTCGAGTTTTACAACTGGCAAGTGCTTAGATTTTAGTTTCCTTTCAATGcgaaagaaaaaagaaaatgccAATCAGAAAACAGCCACACTTTCCATTGTCGGAACAAGAAAATAATTGCACCTTGATAGTATTTTTGCATGAATAAAGTGTAAATTATGCATGAATAAAGCTGGGCAAATGAAACTGAGCTGGAAAGAAAGCCTGGGCGAAAAAGAAATAAAGGGGCATTTTTGCTAGAGTTCCTGATTAgttggcatttttgttaaGCATTGGTTAAGGGGCTCTTACTTTTCTGGGTTATTTTGCGAGTTCCTTTTTTGCTCTTACAAATAGTtactatttatatataaatactcACAATAAACGTAAAGGAATAATTTATCTACAAAATCATTAATATACAATGTCTTTTGAGTATAAAAAtagttatacattattttaccCATTAAAGAAATTTAGTTTACTTTTATGCTTTCCATCTGATTAGGGAATTGATTTAAAAAGAGGCCATTTATCTTAAGCTCCTGTAAGCTCCTTTGCTTTTGATTTTCTTGACATGACTTCTGAATATTCTCCTCCGCATTACTTAATTGTGCTGTAAGTATTCCATTTCCTTCTTTTTCCCCTGTATTCGGTCTGACCAACTCGAAAATCGATTCAAATCAGTGGGAGTTCTGTCAACGACAAAAACCTTCAATCAAATTGGAGTATGCCAAAAATCCGAGCCATGCATTGGGCAATTCAATTACAAAGCCCAGCAGGAGATGAATGAAGCTGTCTCCCTTCACCTAGTATGTCCCCATCCCCTTTTCACTTGTCATGTCAATGACCAGGTAGCAAGGACTCATCGCTCACCTGGCGACATGTCAATGGAAAGCCGGGGAAATGGGGCGGCGACAAAGTTCCGAAGATAAAGCTCTTGCCATGAATATGCAGCTGATGTGCACTTGCACCCATAGAACCCGAACACACCGCCCAATTCCACCCGGCTTTCCCCCATTTTCCCCCATTTCCCCACCCACTTTCCACCGCTTTAGCCTTAAGCTCCTGCTGCTACTCACTTTCCTCACAGACGACAGTCTTTTGCACTCGCCCATGCATTTTTCCATCGAGCAAAAACATTGAAAAGCGAGTCATAGATTTCCGTTTGTGCGCCTCGGAAACAATGGCATTTTCATGTTGCACGTAAAACGTACCAAATAAACCCGGGTAAATTCTGTGGAGAGGGGAGGGGATTCAGAACAGATAGAACTGGCACAATATAAACTTAAGTGCAATTCCATTTTTACCGATATTCCTGCCACTGGCGCCTTTTTAAGTGAAGTGAACCAAACACAAATCACACAAATCGCAGCGATAATAGCAAAAGAACCCAAAGTGCCCCGGGTTATAATGGTGGATAGGATAGTCGAAATAAAACCAGCTGATCGATGGGTGGACATTTCCGGTACAGATTAGGTTAGGTAAGCGACCTTTGTCCAGGGTTAGCATAAAAAGCAGGGGAATACTCTGGATAGGCACAGTTCAGCTGAAACACTCATTATGGTAAGTCAACCAAAAGAGAGTCTTTGGGAAGTACTTCATATTGGTGTTTCAATTTCTCCCTTAGCATTCCCTGCGACTTCTGGTTCTCCTTGGTCTTCTACTGGCCACTCAGGGAGGAGTCTTGGATCGGGATAATACTCTGCCGATGGCCTCTTTACCTGAAGAAACTAAGACCGCAGAGGTCAAGCAGGAAGTGACCAACGGAAACCAGGAAACTCAAGCTCAATTGACTAGCTCCTCCAATCCCCAAGATCTTCCGGCAAACCCGATTTCTGAAGCTACTAAACCCGTAGAACTGAAAGTTACCAATGAAAATCAGGCAACACAAACTCAGAAGGCCAACTCCATCAATGCCCAAGTTGTCCAGGAAAGCCAGGCTCCCTCTGATGTCATTAAGCCCATAGAGGTTGTACCAGAAGTCACCAAAGAAAGTCTAGAAATCCAACCCATTTCCAATGAGATACCTAAGGATCAAGAACTGCCCAAATCAGATGTGAGCACTCAAAACCTTCCTAATGTCCAGGAAAGCCAACCCCAGCTGGTGCACGCCAAGGTAGATCCTTCTGATGACATCAAATCCGTAGAAGTTGCACCAAAAATCACCAATATAAACCAGGAAGTCGAAGTGCAAGAAGTCCAACCCACTTCCAATGAGATACCCAAGGATCAGAGACTGCCTAAAAAAGAAGTAGTCCCTGCTCAAAACCTCCCCAATACTCAGGGTCGATCTGTTCAAGACCTGGACAAGATCTTCAAGTACCCGGAAGTGCAATTGATTGACGGATCTTTATCCTCTTCCAACCAGTATCAGAACCTCTACAACAAATACCAATCCCATCCAAAGGTGGAAATCATTTCCGTGGTGAACACCACTACAGCGGATGCCAATGTGACAGAGCAAATCCGCAACCAGACCATCTACTATTCCAACCAGAAGAAGACCGGATTTCCCTTTCCCTTCCTGCCCAATCCCTTCGAGAAACTAGAGCAGCAGCAACCCATCTATATTAATCTAAATCAGACTGCCAACTCCACAGGCAATGTGACCTACCAGACCCATATCCACGGGGGGACCAAGCCATTCCCCTACCTGCCCAATCCCTTTACGGACTTCCCCAACGTTGTGGGTCTCAGCTTGGTGCTTCTTCCGAATCCCTTCTACGTAAACAAGTATCAGAGCCAGAACGTGACTGGATCGCAGGGTAATGTGACATACGATTACATTGGAAAGCTCCGAGCCTTTTCGGAGGAAACCCAAAAGGAGCAGAAACAGCGTCAGCAGCAATCTCAGAAGCCCAATTTCTACCTGATCCCCAATCCTCTGGCCAATCAGGTTTCCAAAGATGGTCAAAAGGGCGATGCCAATGTCGTGCTGCCCGTGAATTTAGCTGCTCTGCCTCTTTTGGTTCCCGCTCCGGAAATGTTCCAAGGCAAGGCTTCTTCGGGCAGTATCAGCTTCCAGGATCTGATCAAGGCCACCAATGTGCATGTGAGTCAGCCTCTTAAGCTCCAGGCCAACAACGGTCTTAGCCAAATTCAGAAGGAGCGGGCTGCCATCCAGCAGCTGATCCTCAGCCATCTCAGCGAGCAGCAGAAACGGTTCGAGAAGCAATCTTTGGGAAGCGGAAAGAGCTCCCAGTCGGCTGGACCGGTTGGAGTCGtccaggaggaggaggagagcTCTGTTCTGTTCGCTGTGGAGATCCCGAAGCCCATCTACCGATTCTTCAAGGGCATCTTTGGGGGTTTCTCCAAATGAGAAGCAGGACGAAGATCAACCCGTCGGAATGAACAATCAAGAACTATAGAAGAACTAGGATAGAGCACACATTAATATTCATAAATATTCattaaataaagtaaattGCATACCCACCTTATAAGAAATTCTTTAACTTTGAGTAAGATGCTGTATAATATAGTTTATATAGGTATAAACAGATAAGGCATCGCAATGTAATGTacatcaaaatcaaaacactTATAAGAAATGGTTGTATTTTATGTATGATTCTATATAATACCATTtaagttgttttatttaaagcaTCTTATTTAATACCCCACCAACAAATTTCTCCCAAAGCTCCAATTTACCAAATCCCAACTAGTTTTCTCCCCAGAGTGGC
Encoded here:
- the LOC119555513 gene encoding uncharacterized protein LOC119555513 yields the protein MGDDGQILMAPACGCDRESINSDVDVDAVASTAEGSHSLRLLVLLGLLLATQGGVLDRDNTLPMASLPEETKTAEVKQEVTNGNQETQAQLTSSSNPQDLPANPISEATKPVELKVTNENQATQTQKANSINAQVVQESQAPSDVIKPIEVVPEVTKESLEIQPISNEIPKDQELPKSDVSTQNLPNVQESQPQLVHAKVDPSDDIKSVEVAPKITNINQEVEVQEVQPTSNEIPKDQRLPKKEVVPAQNLPNTQGRSVQDLDKIFKYPEVQLIDGSLSSSNQYQNLYNKYQSHPKVEIISVVNTTTADANVTEQIRNQTIYYSNQKKTGFPFPFLPNPFEKLEQQQPIYINLNQTANSTGNVTYQTHIHGGTKPFPYLPNPFTDFPNVVGLSLVLLPNPFYVNKYQSQNVTGSQGNVTYDYIGKLRAFSEETQKEQKQRQQQSQKPNFYLIPNPLANQVSKDGQKGDANVVLPVNLAALPLLVPAPEMFQGKASSGSISFQDLIKATNVHVSQPLKLQANNGLSQIQKERAAIQQLILSHLSEQQKRFEKQSLGSGKSSQSAGPVGVVQEEEESSVLFAVEIPKPIYRFFKGIFGGFSK